The window gggctagcaataatatgattcaaattcgtctttaacAAAAATTGAACCTACAAACTCACtttcaaaataagaaataatagtGCTAGTAATAATTTGATACAAACTCGTCTTTCATAAGATTCAACTGTCAGACCTTTTACTTATAAaagaagaggaataccaccaaaTTATAATGCTAGTGGCCCCTTTGTTTCCCGACTTCAAAATTGTATAAATCAAAGAAGAATGAAATGATAAACAAGACGTTGAGGGCGGAAAGAGAAACAAGTGTGAAATCACGTACTCAAGATCAACATCACAAGTAAATTATATTGAATTGCAAACGTAACTTCCAAGATTAGACGATCAAGTACacaaaacaagaaactaaagCCCTTGCCAAATCAAGTAAAAGGCAAAACAGTTCAAGATACCTTTGAACAACGTATACAAATTGATTGACAAAAAAGGTCTTTGAACATACACATATAGAGATCACATCTACAAAGTGGGAAAGGCTCCGTTCATTTCCCGTTGCATGCGTTGTCACACTTCTTGTAGTTGTTAACTTATATTACATCATTGGTGGCCCCAACAATTACGAGTCATTAGATAAGAACCTAGGTTTTTTTAGTGCTAATCACCACTCGTCTTCGAGACTAGCCCGGTGGAAACACATGACAGTACAGACAAATATGAAGAATGAAAAGAATTCAATCCACATAGCAGGTGTCTCAATCATATGAGCGTGCCTAAGAATGATGGGAATGGCTATGCTCCCAACAGTTGATGCACCAGTCAAGAATTTAGCAGCATTTATCCACCTGCAATACAAAGAGAAAAACGAGGAAGGCGTTAATGTGACTTTGGCTAATAGAGATTCTTTGTAAGGGCAGTTTACCAGTGGCACAAGTTCCATGGGCTACTGGTTACAGCTTATTCGGAGAGTAAACATCACTACTTACATAAATAATTACTTACTGATGTGTTAAAAGGATTGATCTTTATGAATTGGCCCTCCTTTCAGCAATATTTCAATATGTACTTTTATGCTTTGTTCTACTTATCTATAAATCAAACTTCTACAATGAGCTATATTTCCCTCAGATTTCTAGAATGAGCTATACTTGTGTTATCTTCATGAATCATCCACGCAAGGCAACGGGTGGAAAAAACCTGGTTAGATCTAGTTGTGAGTTATACCATACGGGCGGACAAATAAATTGGTCCATGACACACAAGTATCATGGCATTATAACTATGAGCTATCTATAAGGTAAAGAAAGTTATAAGTACAGGGTATATTACATATGAGGGATACATTAAGGAAGAAAATTTTGTTACGTAAGAGCTCAAAAAGACTCACCCATCGCTTTCCCTCGTAAATAAAACCTGAGTAGAACCACCACCAAAGAATAAGCAAGGCATGGGTACCAGCACGTACATCAGAGCTACAAGAATAATCAAAACTCACATCCCTTGATACTCAAAGAACCTAAATACCAAGTAGAATAAACAACTTATATTAACTACTCTCACCAGATAACATCGGCCACCAATTGTTGTATAATGCACAAGCCTGCCACACATTAGAAGACATAATCATAATAACAAACAGTAAACGGTAAGCATATAAGACATTTGAAATCCAATTGGCAGttaagttcaaaaccattctctCCCTTAATCTGGTAATATATCACCAAGCATTATTATTAATACAGCAAGAGATATAATAGCCCTTTTCAGAAGGAAAGGCAGCTTCAACAACACCCTGGCACTAGGGTTCTATAACTTTGTCATGGTAACCAGCTACTACGGCCATCTatatcaacaaaagaaaaagaagagaaagaaaatctAACCCACACAAGAATTATTGGTTGCTGTAATAAAATATCAATGCACAAATGGCCTTTTACTACTTCAACATCATTAAACAAACCAGGGAATAAATCTACAAAATCCTCCCAACTCTAATGTGAAAAGGTAACAAGGAGAATACTTTTTAATCTGCATCCGATCCCTAACTTTCTTTTAGGGAAGTGTACCAGATTCTAGCTTAACTTTTCTTCTAAAGTGGGTTACAAGAAAATGGGAACAGCAATATATGCCAACTGCACAATGACCTGCATTAGAAGAGAAGCTAAAAACAAGCACACCGCTTCTGAATTCATAAAGTAAGATGATTCGCGAAGATAAAcacaagtgtgtgtgtgtgcgcgcgcctTATTCTTCATGCATCCAGCATATTTTTAAGGAAGAGTATGGATGACATAACAGAATACTAGGTTATAACTGCAATTGAACAGACGCATATATCTGTAAGCTGGAGTACAAGGCAAACACCTTTTAAAACAATTCAGAACATGTTATAACGACAAGCTCACAACCAGTCGAgcgattaaaaaataaatattaatataaacaaaagacAAATACCAGGATTTGTAACAAGATGCTTGCTGAAAACATAAAAGCAAGTCCTGCAAGCCTGTACACCAAGAAATTCACTTCAGAAATGTGTTAAGTAGCTTCATAACATGGATGAATTTACATAACCAAATTCCTACTTACACTGCAAAGAACACGAACCATCAGCAATACGGGGAGGaacaatgcatcaaaacaaaaaactgtTAGTACTCAATCCCATCAAAGCATGACCGAAGACTGAACAAATAACACAATTGCATGACTTATATATATCCGAAGGATGCCGTGCTCGTAGCATATCAGAAGTAGGAGCGAGCAACGCAACCCTTCAAATTTTGTGAACTACAGCCCCTAACTTTCATATAGAGATCATGATGGAAATCCAAGCTCCTCATAACGTTTCCACAATAGTAAGTTCAAACTAAAATCTAAATTGATACCATTATAATTTATACTCTTCCGATAAGATATCAAATATTCAAATGAGAGAAATTCAGAGAATTGCAGAactttattaataaaaaaatttaattaaaaagagaAGCACTCAAAGTTGGGTGTTTACGAATGTGATCAACTATatgaaaccctaattaattttAGCACAATTCCAACATGTTCAGCTCTCAAGCCCACTCGATTCCACTTCTCCAAAGTTTTCAGAGAGAATTGGACAAATATAAGAAAACATAAGCAGAATTTTAACATTATTCAACGAAATTGTTCATATTTATCTTGATCCAGCCAAAAGCaaaattattgtaaataatCAAGGGAAAAAATTGAACAGAGTGGGTTAAGAATTGTACCTTCAATGGTCATCGCCATGGAAGAGAAGCGAGGCTAGTGACGGAGGAAGCTTCGTGTTCGCGAATCGCGACCAAAGAAGCAAAACGACTAGCTCCAAAATTTGCAGAGGTGAAAGGTATCGGTCTTCGATTGGTCTTCGGTTTCAGGAGTCGAGgcccaaaattataaaataaaataaaataaataataaagaaagCGGAGTCTTCTTTTTGCGGGTAAAAGTTTAGCTGCAGTAAAACTGTAACGTCCGCTCGTTTGAATTCAAAACAGGACAggatctccggatcccttcgACATAATTCACAAATTAGAGAATCCGtattgttaaaaaataataattcaacggctacaaacagagattcattttaaaagttataataatctcaaccgttagatcaaatcaACGGCACAAATTCTCTGATTTGATGGATTAAAATGAAGGGAACCGGATCCCTTTCCTTCAAAATATACCTCTATAAAGCGTTTTTCCTCAATATTGTTTTCGTCAATAGTACTTGTTTAACGTTTTTATAAAAAAGCAGTGTGTTGTATGGCAACATTTAAATAGCTACTTGGAGAATTTATCCCATTATTATTGCTATTCGTTGGAAAGCTAGTCTACTTCATTCAATCGCTTAGAAACTTGGATGTGGTCTTCGAGATCTCTCAATTGAGCAGTCTATTCTGATGCAACTTTAACCAATTTGAGGGTGCGCTTTATGAGTTGGGCAACTATGCCTCCTCCTTCAAGGGTGATCGTCCTCTCTCTTGACGGACTACCATGTCCtccaattttgtaatttttaaaagatAGGTGTTTCCTCgtctctcctctcttttttgGCATGCATATAGGGTATTTTGGTGGTGTTTGCCTCTTCTTTCTAGGTTCTTGATGTTAACAGAactaagagcaattccaccggaGTGGAATTTGCCCAGCCCTCAGTCCAAAAAACGTGTCGGGCCTCTGTCAATCAAGTCCACCCCATGAAATGAACTGGTACCCAGCCCGAGCTGGGCAAGAGCCCAGCCCAAAAGAGACTGAGACAGAAGCCAGGGAGGAAGCCTGGCGCGTGCGATTCACGCCCACACGCCGGTTGGGCGCGAGTGCCCGACACGGTTTCAGAGCCCGGGCCCGCGTGACAGGGGCACTGACTCCCCCCCCCCCGAGTTGGCGACGTGGCTTTCTttcggccgttggatttccaacggctagttttctagaccgttggatttccaacggtaaaaaaaatttaaattttacttttaacatAGACCGTCggatcaaagatcaacggtccacgttttttttacaaaaaagtaaataaaaaaaaaaggccccaacggtcagaaatatgaccgttggccacgtggcaagtccctggctcttggatttgaatatttttcaaatccaacg is drawn from Malus domestica chromosome 14, GDT2T_hap1 and contains these coding sequences:
- the LOC103454046 gene encoding vacuolar protein sorting-associated protein 55 homolog translates to MFSASILLQILACALYNNWWPMLSALMYVLVPMPCLFFGGGSTQVLFTRESDGWINAAKFLTGASTVGSIAIPIILRHAHMIETPAMWIEFFSFFIFVCTVMCFHRASLEDEW